A part of Rhinatrema bivittatum chromosome 16, aRhiBiv1.1, whole genome shotgun sequence genomic DNA contains:
- the MUC1 gene encoding mucin-1 → MSTESTTGTTPDHSSNATTSHPPAVTTTNNDTSHPLTETPTSQPPAMTISSNATSRPSAETATAHTPAETISSNTTSHPETATSRPPAETATAHTPAETISSNTTSHPSDETATSRPSAETATAHTPAETISSNTTSHPSDETATSRPSAETATAHTPAETTSSNTTSHPSDETATSRPSAETATAHTPAETISSNTTSHPSDETATSRPTAETATAHTPAETISSNTTSHPSDETATSRPSAETATAHTPAETISSNTTSHPSDETATSRPTAETATAHTPAETISTTPHLTRLMRLPHPSPSAETATAHTPAETISSNTTSHPSDETATSRPSAETATAHTPAETISSNTTSHPSDETATSRPSAETATAHTPAETISSNTTSHPSDETATSRPSAETATAHTPAETISSNTTSHPSAETATSLSTADTVTAHTPAETISSNTTSHPSAETATSRPSAETATAHTPAETTSSNTTSHPSDETATSRPSAETATAHTPAETTSSNTTSHPSDETATSRPSAETATAHTPAETTSSNTTSHPSDETATSHPPAETATAHTPAETTSSNTTSHPSDETATSHPPTETATAHTPAETATSRPPAETVSSNATSLRPEGTTSNITTTLTLPPNTTSSEHTPVSQHPPSSMPTSVSTATASSTIAIPGEDVNSFFLQCRITNYPYNDSLQVIGSSYYTFMKESVTGLCDQIYNCSSCATHASYRGIQAIAFSNGSVITDVKLGFSKSSSVTAQSLQDQFVKSLTDSNDIINGLNVTNPRVSSTPLSPTPLSPAPAPPSESLVPGWGVALLVLACVILLLLLILVIILIILACRRRNQGNLEIFNSRGSYHPMSDYPTYHTHGRYMAPISKPNPYNEISGNGGNGKFSYTNPAMDTNNL, encoded by the exons ATGTCAACTGAAAGCACCACTGGTACCACACCTGATCATTCATCCAATGCTACCACATCCCACCCACCTGCTGTGACCACCACAAACAATGACACATCCCACCCGCTTACCGAGACTCCCACATCTCAGCCACCTGCTATGACCATCTCCAGCAATGCCACATCCCGCCCATCTGCTGAGACTGCCACAGCTCACACACCTGCTGAGACCATCTCGAGCAACACCACATCTCACCCAGAGACTGCCACATCCCGCCCACCTGCTGAGACTGCCACAGCTCACACACCTGCTGAGACCATCTCGAGCAacaccacatctcacccatctgaTGAGACTGCCACATCCCGCCCATCTGCTGAGACTGCCACAGCTCACACACCTGCTGAGACCATCTCGAGCAACACCACATCTCACCCGTCTGATGAGACTGCCACATCCCGCCCATCTGCTGAGACTGCCACAGCTCACACACCTGCTGAGACCACCTCGAGCAacaccacatctcacccatctgaTGAGACTGCCACATCCCGCCCATCTGCTGAGACTGCCACAGCTCACACACCTGCTGAGACCATCTCGAGCAacaccacatctcacccatctgaTGAGACTGCCACATCCCGCCCAACTGCTGAGACTGCCACAGCTCACACACCTGCTGAGACCATCTCGAGCAacaccacatctcacccatctgaTGAGACTGCCACATCCCGCCCATCTGCTGAGACTGCCACAGCTCACACACCTGCTGAGACCATCTCGAGCAacaccacatctcacccatctgaTGAGACTGCCACATCCCGCCCAACTGCTGAGACTGCCACAGCTCACACACCTGCTGAGACCATCTCGA CAACACCACATCTCACCCGTCTGATGAGACTGCCACATCCCAGCCCATCTGCTGAGACTGCCACAGCTCACACACCTGCTGAGACCATCTCGAGCAACACCACATCTCACCCGTCTGATGAGACTGCCACATCCCGCCCATCTGCTGAGACTGCCACAGCTCACACACCTGCTGAGACCATCTCGAGCAACACCACATCTCACCCGTCTGATGAGACTGCCACATCCCGCCCATCTGCTGAGACTGCCACAGCTCATACACCTGCTGAGACCATCTCGAGCAACACCACATCTCACCCGTCTGATGAGACTGCCACATCCCGCCCATCTGCTGAGACTGCCACAGCTCACACTCCTGCTGAGACCATCTCGAGCAACACCACATCTCACCCGTCTGCTGAGACTGCCACATCCCTCTCAACTGCTGATACTGTCACAGCTCACACACCTGCTGAGACCATCTCGAGCAacaccacatctcacccatctgcTGAGACTGCCACATCCCGCCCATCTGCTGAGACTGCCACAGCTCACACACCTGCTGAGACCACCTCGAGCAacaccacatctcacccatctgaTGAGACTGCCACATCCCGCCCATCTGCTGAGACTGCCACAGCTCACACACCTGCTGAGACCACCTCGAGCAacaccacatctcacccatctgaTGAGACTGCCACATCCCGCCCATCTGCTGAGACTGCCACAGCTCACACACCTGCTGAGACCACCTCGAGCAacaccacatctcacccatctgaTGAGACTGCCACATCCCACCCACCTGCTGAGACTGCCACAGCTCACACACCTGCTGAGACCACCTCGAGCAacaccacatctcacccatctgaTGAGACTGCCACATCCCACCCACCTACTGAGACTGCCACAGCTCACACACCTGCTGAGACTGCCACGTCGCGCCCACCTGCTGAGACCGTTTCAAGCAATGCCACATCTCTCCGGCCTGAAGGGACCACCTCAAACATCACCACGACCCTCACCCTTCCTCCCAACACCACTTCCAGTGAACACACTCCTGTTTCCCAGCATCCTCCTAGCTCCATGCCCACCAGTGTCTCCACAGCTACTGCCAGCTCAACAATAGCCATCCCAGGGGAAGATGTCAACTCATTTTTTCTCCAATGTCGCATTACGAACTATCCATACAATGATAGCCTTCAAGTGATTGGTTCATCGTACTACACGTTCATGAAAGAGAGTGTCACTGGATTG TGTGACCAGATCTACAACTGTTCCAGCTGTGCAACACACGCCAGCTATCGAGGCATTCAGGCAATTGCATTCAG CAACGGATCGGTCATCACAGACGTCAAACTCGGTTTCAGCAAAAGCAGCAGTGTAACAGCTCAGAGTCTTCAGGACCAGTTTGTGAAGAGTCTCACGGATAGCAATGATATCATAAACGGCCTGAATGTGACTAACCCCAGAG TGTCATCTACCCCACTGTCACCCACCCCACTGTCACCCGCTCCAGCGCCGCCGTCCGAATCCCTGGTGCCCGGCTGGGGGGTAGCTCTGCTGGTCCTGGCCTGcgttatcctcctcctcctcctcatcttggTCATCATACTG ATAATCTTGGCATGCCGGCGGAGGAACCAAGGGAACCTGGAGATCTTCAACTCCCGAGGGTCCTACCACCCAATGAGCGACTACCCCACCTACCACACCCATGGAAGGTACATGGCGCCAATCAGCAAACCCAACCCTTACAACGAG
- the LOC115077482 gene encoding uncharacterized protein LOC115077482 has product MAAARPPGVLAGGWQREPEAGARAPESNSSSSQASALESSRRHCHKKQLHQEPEPVRQGAAGGTAFRSSGNQCSREQQEPLPQGAAASGARACAPGSSRRHCLQEQQEPVLQGAAGGTAFRSSGNQCSREQQEALPSGAAGTSAPGSSRRHCLQEQQEPVPQGAAGGTAFRSSGNQCPREQQELGQCPREEQEPLSQGAAASGARACAPGSSRSQASAPGRSRSHRPREQLQEH; this is encoded by the exons ATGGCGGCCGCCCGCCCACCCGGGGTCCTGGCCG GGGGGTGGCAGAGAGAGCCTGAGGCAGGAGCCAGAGCCCCAgagagcaacagcagcagcagccaggccaGTGCCCTAGAAAGCAGCAGGAGACACTGCCACAAGAAGCAGCTGCATCAGGAGCCAGAGCCTGTGCGCcagggagcagcaggaggcactgCCTTCAGGAGCAGCGGGAACCAGTGCTCCAGGGAGCAGCAGGAGCCACTGCCTCAAGGAGCAGCTGCATCAGGAGCCAGAGCCTGTGCGCcagggagcagcaggaggcactgCCTTCAGGAGCAGCAGGAACCAGTGCTCcagggagcagcaggaggcactgCCTTCAGGAGCAGCGGGAACCAGTGCTCCAGG gagcagcaggaggcactgCCTTCAGGAGCAGCGGGAACCAGTGCCCcagggagcagcaggaggcactgCCTTCAGGAGCAGCAGGAACCAGTGCCCcagggagcagcaggaggcactgCCTTCAGGAGCAGCGGGAACCAGTGCCCCAGGGAGCAGCAGGAGCTGGGCCAGTGCcccagggaggagcaggagccaCTGTCCCAGGGAGCAGCTGCATCAGGAGCCAGAGCCTGTGCGCCAGGGAGCAGCAGGAGCCAGGCCAGTGCcccagggaggagcaggagccaCCGTCCCAGGGAGCAGCTGCAGGAGCATTAG